One Cuculus canorus isolate bCucCan1 chromosome 1, bCucCan1.pri, whole genome shotgun sequence DNA segment encodes these proteins:
- the GPR22 gene encoding G-protein coupled receptor 22, producing the protein MCFSLILEVNMQSESNITVRDAIDDIDSNMYQPLSYPLSFQVSLTGFLMLEIVLGLGSNLTVLVLYCMKSNLINSVSNIITMNLHVLDVIICVGCIPLTIVILLLSLESNTALICCFHEACVSFASVSTAINVFAITLDRYDISVKPANRILTMGRAVILMTSIWIISLFSFLIPFIEVNFFSLQSASTWENKTLLCVSTNEYHTELGMYYHLLVQIPIFFFTVIVMLITYSKILQALNIRIGTRFTTGQKKKARKKKTISLTTQHETTDMSHSSTGKNVVFGVRTSVSVIIALRRAVKRHRERRERQKRVFRMSLLIISTFLLCWTPISVLNTTILCLGPSDLLVKLRLCFLVMAYGTTIFHPLLYAFTRQKFQKVLKSKMKKRVVSIVEADPLPNNAVIHNSWIEPKRNKKITFEDNEVRQKCLVPQVVTD; encoded by the coding sequence ATGTGTTTCTCCCTCATTCTGGAAGTCAACATGCAGTCTGAATCTAACATTACAGTTCGAGATGCCATTGACGACATCGACAGCAACATGTACCAACCACTATCATATCCATTAAGCTTTCAAGTTTCTCTCACTGGATTTTTGATGTTAGAAATTGTTTTGGGACTCGGCAGCAACCTCACCGTGCTGGTACTTTACTGTATGAAATCCAACTTAATCAACTCTGTCAGTAACATAATTACAATGAACCTTCATGTACTTGATGTAATAATTTGTGTGGGATGTATTCCTCTAACTATAGTTatccttctgctttcactggAGAGTAACACTGCTCTGATTTGCTGCTTCCACGAGGCTTGTGTCTCTTTTGCAAGTGTTTCAACTGCAATCAACGTCTTTGCAATCACTCTGGACCGATATGACATCTCTGTAAAACCTGCCAATCGAATTCTGACTATGGGAAGGGCTGTGATACTAATGACATCAATATGgataatttcacttttttccttcctgattcCTTTCATAGAAGTCAactttttcagtcttcaaaGCGCAAGTACTTGGGAAAATAAGACACTTCTGTGTGTGAGTACAAACGAGTACCACACTGAGCTAGGAATGTACTACCACCTTCTCGTTCAGATTCCAATCTTCTTCTTCACTGTTATAGTAATGCTAATTACTTACAGCAAAATACTTCAGGCTCTAAATATTCGGATTGGTACAAGATTTACAACaggacaaaagaagaaagctcgaaagaaaaaaactatttctttgACCACTCAGCACGAGACTACAGACatgtcccacagcagcacaggcaaaAATGTTGTCTTTGGCGTAAGGACTTCTGTGTCTGTCATAATTGCCCTACGCAGAGCTGTAAAACGGCATCGGGAGCGACGAGAACGGCAAAAGAGAGTCTTCAGAATGTCCCTCTTGATTATCTcaacttttcttctctgctggaCACCAATCTCTGTTTTAAACACCACCATCTTATGTTTGGGCCCAAGTGACCTTTTGGTAAAGTTGCGATTATGCTTTCTAGTAATGGCATACGGAACGACTATATTTCACCCTCTACTTTATGCATTCACCAGGCAAAAGTTTCAGAAAGTTCTGAAAAGTAAGATGAAAAAGCGAGTTGTTTCAATAGTGGAAGCAGATCCCCTGCCAAACAATGCTGTAATACACAACTCATGGATAGAGcctaaaaggaacaaaaagattACCTTTGAAGATAACGAAGTAAGGCAGAAATGTTTAGTACCTCAGGTTGTCACTGACTAG